The following are from one region of the Streptomyces rubrogriseus genome:
- a CDS encoding exodeoxyribonuclease III, with protein MRIATWNVNSITARLPRLLAWLESSGTDVLCLQEAKVAEAQFPFDALREAGYEAAVHATGRWNGVAVLSRVGLEDVVKGLPGDPGYEGVQEPRAISATCGPVRVWSVYVPNGREVDHPHYAYKLQWFEALRAAVEGDAAGGRPFAVMGDYNVAPEDDDVYDRAAFEGATHVTPAERAALASLRGAGLSDVVPRPLKYDHPFTYWDYRQLCFPKNRGMRIDLVYGNEPFAKAVTDSYVDREERKGKGASDHAPVVVDLDL; from the coding sequence ATGCGCATCGCGACCTGGAACGTGAACTCGATCACCGCCCGCCTGCCGAGGCTGCTCGCCTGGCTGGAGAGCAGCGGCACCGACGTGCTGTGCCTCCAGGAGGCCAAGGTCGCCGAGGCGCAGTTCCCCTTCGACGCCCTGCGCGAGGCGGGCTACGAGGCGGCGGTCCACGCCACCGGCCGGTGGAACGGGGTGGCGGTGCTCTCCCGCGTGGGCCTGGAGGACGTGGTCAAGGGCCTGCCGGGCGACCCGGGCTACGAGGGGGTCCAGGAGCCCCGCGCGATCTCCGCCACCTGCGGGCCGGTCCGCGTCTGGTCGGTGTACGTGCCCAACGGCCGCGAGGTGGACCACCCGCACTACGCCTACAAGCTCCAGTGGTTCGAGGCGCTGCGCGCCGCCGTCGAGGGCGACGCCGCAGGCGGCCGCCCCTTCGCCGTGATGGGTGACTACAACGTCGCGCCGGAGGACGACGACGTCTACGACCGGGCGGCCTTCGAGGGCGCCACCCACGTCACCCCGGCCGAGCGCGCCGCCCTCGCCTCCCTGCGCGGCGCCGGTCTGTCCGACGTGGTCCCGCGCCCGCTGAAGTACGACCACCCCTTCACGTACTGGGACTACCGCCAGCTCTGCTTCCCCAAGAACCGCGGCATGCGCATCGACCTGGTGTACGGCAACGAGCCCTTCGCCAAGGCGGTCACCGACTCCTACGTCGACCGCGAGGAGCGCAAGGGCAAGGGCGCCTCGGACCATGCGCCGGTCGTGGTGGACCTGGACCTGTAG
- a CDS encoding amidase family protein: MKKRSTAALTALLVVVPLVAAAPGQRAEAADSRPGDSARSAESTLVKGVDLDTVTIPELQARMNRGSLSSLRLTLAYLRRIKAVDPRINAVLRTSPTALRQAAASDLRHRLGRTRGPLDGIPVLLKDNVNTRDMPTTAGSLALAGSPPDTDAVLVGKLRAAGAVILGKANLSEWANFRAAKPTSGWSAVGGQTNNPYVLDRNPCGSSSGSAAALAASLAQVAIGTETDGSIVCPAGMNGVVGLKPSLGVVSQSGVVPISAEQDTAGPMARNVIDTALTLSVLSGRDTVRAGDAPSLTDAVGRPGTLRGKRIGLWRLPSLGAEVDGLMTRTAERLTAAGAEVVEVSLPYQERLAELEFPALLSEFHRDIDAYLATRSGPRDLAGLIEFNRTHPREQSCFAGQELFEQALAAPPTTDPEYRAMRAELTDLSRRSIDEVMAAHDLDAIASPANPPAWTTDCARGDNDVIPSSTPAAVAGYPSLSVPAGFVGELPVGLLLMAGDRQDVELLSLGAAVEHRLDAWRAPRYLPSAPSGTSR, encoded by the coding sequence ATGAAGAAGAGAAGCACGGCGGCCCTGACCGCACTCCTGGTCGTGGTCCCCCTCGTCGCGGCGGCACCCGGTCAACGGGCCGAGGCCGCTGATTCCCGGCCCGGCGATTCGGCGCGATCCGCCGAGTCGACGCTGGTCAAGGGAGTGGACCTGGACACGGTGACGATCCCCGAACTGCAGGCGCGCATGAACCGGGGCTCGCTGTCCTCGCTCCGGCTGACCCTCGCCTACCTGCGGCGGATCAAGGCCGTCGACCCCAGGATCAACGCGGTGCTGCGCACCAGCCCGACGGCCCTGCGCCAGGCGGCCGCCAGCGACCTCAGACACCGCCTCGGCAGGACCCGTGGCCCGCTGGACGGCATCCCCGTCCTGCTCAAGGACAATGTGAACACCCGTGACATGCCGACGACCGCCGGGTCGCTGGCCCTTGCCGGGAGCCCGCCGGACACCGACGCGGTCCTGGTCGGGAAGCTGCGGGCGGCCGGCGCGGTGATCCTCGGCAAGGCCAACCTCTCCGAGTGGGCCAACTTCCGCGCGGCCAAGCCGACCTCGGGGTGGTCGGCGGTGGGCGGGCAGACGAACAACCCGTACGTCCTGGACCGCAACCCCTGCGGATCGTCCTCGGGTTCGGCTGCGGCGCTCGCCGCGTCGCTGGCGCAGGTGGCGATCGGGACCGAGACGGACGGCTCCATCGTGTGCCCCGCCGGGATGAACGGCGTGGTCGGACTCAAGCCCAGCCTCGGAGTGGTCAGCCAGTCCGGCGTCGTACCGATCTCCGCCGAACAGGACACGGCCGGCCCCATGGCCCGCAACGTGATCGACACCGCGCTCACGCTCTCCGTGCTGAGCGGCCGTGACACCGTCCGCGCCGGCGACGCTCCGAGCCTCACGGACGCGGTCGGCCGTCCCGGCACCCTGCGCGGCAAGCGGATCGGCCTGTGGCGGCTGCCGTCGCTCGGCGCCGAGGTGGACGGCCTCATGACCCGTACGGCCGAGCGGCTGACCGCCGCGGGGGCGGAGGTCGTCGAGGTGAGCCTGCCGTACCAGGAGCGGCTGGCCGAACTCGAGTTCCCGGCGCTGCTGAGCGAGTTCCACCGGGACATCGACGCCTACCTCGCCACCCGGAGCGGGCCGCGGGACCTGGCCGGGCTGATCGAGTTCAACCGCACCCACCCGCGGGAGCAGAGCTGCTTCGCCGGCCAGGAGCTGTTCGAGCAGGCGCTGGCCGCACCGCCCACCACCGATCCGGAGTACCGGGCGATGCGTGCAGAGTTGACGGACCTGTCCCGGCGTTCCATAGACGAGGTCATGGCCGCGCACGACCTGGACGCCATCGCCTCCCCGGCGAACCCGCCCGCGTGGACCACCGACTGCGCGCGGGGCGACAACGACGTGATCCCGTCCTCCACCCCCGCGGCGGTGGCCGGATACCCCTCGCTGTCGGTGCCCGCCGGGTTCGTCGGTGAACTGCCGGTGGGGCTGCTCCTCATGGCCGGCGACCGCCAGGACGTCGAACTGCTGTCCCTGGGTGCGGCGGTGGAGCACCGCCTGGACGCCTGGCGGGCGCCGCGGTACCTGCCTTCGGCACCGTCCGGCACCTCCCGCTGA
- a CDS encoding lytic polysaccharide monooxygenase yields MRMKRRVAAAVGALVAPVVALSLPAPTASAHGWVVSPGSRQDQCANRVVQCGQIKWEPASVEGPKGLRNCSGGDARWADLDDDSKGWRVTPIGTTHTFTWTIEARHATSNWQYFIGDQRIAQFDGHGALPPASVSHQLDFGGFSGRQKVLAVWNIADTANAFYACIDVNIGGGNDGGGNDGGGDDGGGDQPGDCVAGAWSAGSVYNGGETVAHDGHTWRAKWWVTGEEPGTTGEWGVWEDLGAC; encoded by the coding sequence ATGCGCATGAAAAGACGAGTGGCCGCCGCCGTGGGAGCGCTGGTCGCTCCCGTGGTGGCCCTGAGTCTGCCGGCGCCCACCGCGAGCGCCCACGGCTGGGTGGTCTCGCCGGGGAGCCGACAGGACCAGTGCGCCAACCGCGTGGTGCAGTGCGGTCAGATCAAGTGGGAACCGGCGAGCGTCGAAGGTCCGAAGGGGCTGCGCAACTGCAGTGGCGGAGACGCCCGGTGGGCCGATCTGGACGACGACAGCAAGGGCTGGCGGGTCACACCGATCGGCACCACGCACACCTTCACGTGGACCATCGAGGCCCGGCACGCCACCAGCAACTGGCAGTACTTCATCGGCGACCAGAGGATCGCCCAGTTCGACGGGCACGGCGCCCTGCCGCCCGCGTCGGTCAGCCACCAGCTGGACTTCGGCGGGTTCAGCGGGCGGCAGAAGGTTCTCGCGGTCTGGAACATCGCCGACACCGCCAACGCCTTCTACGCCTGCATCGACGTCAACATCGGCGGTGGAAACGACGGCGGTGGAAACGACGGCGGTGGTGACGACGGTGGCGGCGACCAGCCCGGCGACTGCGTCGCGGGAGCCTGGAGCGCCGGGAGTGTCTACAACGGCGGGGAGACCGTCGCCCACGACGGCCACACCTGGCGTGCCAAGTGGTGGGTGACCGGAGAGGAGCCCGGCACCACCGGCGAATGGGGGGTTTGGGAGGACCTCGGCGCCTGCTGA
- a CDS encoding MBL fold metallo-hydrolase has product MKLTKKSHACVRLEKDGRTLVLDPGGFTEEDAALGADAILVTHEHPDHFDELRLRAAMEDNPAAAIWTLRSVAEKISAAFPGRVHTVGHGDTFTAAGFDVQVHGELHAVIHPDIPRVTNVGFLVDGGKVFHPGDALTVPDHPVETLMLPVMAPWNKIAEVIEYVREVGPQRAYDVHDALLTDLARPIYDRQIGELGGSEHLRLAPGDSARL; this is encoded by the coding sequence ATGAAGCTCACCAAGAAGTCGCACGCCTGTGTCCGCCTCGAAAAGGACGGGCGGACGCTCGTCCTGGACCCCGGCGGGTTCACCGAGGAGGACGCGGCCCTCGGCGCGGACGCGATCCTCGTCACCCACGAGCACCCGGACCACTTCGACGAGCTGCGGCTGCGCGCCGCCATGGAGGACAACCCGGCCGCGGCGATCTGGACGCTGCGGTCCGTCGCGGAGAAGATCTCGGCGGCCTTCCCGGGCCGCGTCCACACCGTCGGGCACGGCGACACCTTCACCGCCGCCGGTTTCGACGTACAGGTCCACGGCGAGCTGCACGCCGTGATCCACCCGGACATCCCGCGCGTCACCAACGTCGGCTTCCTCGTCGACGGCGGCAAGGTCTTCCACCCCGGCGACGCCCTCACCGTCCCCGACCACCCGGTCGAGACGCTGATGCTGCCGGTCATGGCCCCGTGGAACAAGATCGCCGAGGTGATCGAGTACGTGCGGGAGGTCGGGCCGCAGCGGGCCTACGACGTCCATGACGCGCTCCTCACCGACCTCGCCCGCCCGATCTACGACCGGCAGATCGGCGAGCTGGGCGGCTCCGAGCACCTGCGGCTGGCCCCCGGCGACTCGGCGCGGCTCTGA
- a CDS encoding class I adenylate-forming enzyme family protein: protein MTEQFPGAVLDLLDAAGDRTVFEHDGREVSGRHLLGMTRRVAAALRQHGVGPGRGLALLLGVGPEAFAAVIAAYTVGARVVGVRPGMTDHQRAALLRDAEVAVTVTDRSGAPGGTDLRPPGAVLPLDELLAAPDDGLRPRVPARPKDVARLIHTSGSTGVPKACAQTYEAMTAAWALRPRDWPPAVRELAGRLDRFLVFGTLASQVMLEYGLLALAAGGVLVSADPPDLPGALVRHRATASVITVGRLNRLVTELRSAPADLGGLRALMVSGSPLEPARAREAAQVLGPVVFHGYGQTETGMISMATPADPPGSLGVPPVDLEVRGPSGRPVPAGTEGEIFVRTPSQGAGYWGQPALSDEVFVDGWVRTRDLGSLDARGRLWLSGRIRDVVIVDANVHYAGPIERLLARHPAVMEAYVVAVPDDATGEAVHAFVVPTAGRVPALDDLRALVAARLGEACAPTRLTVIDEVPLTAAGKPDKRRLARGT from the coding sequence ATGACGGAACAGTTCCCCGGTGCGGTCCTCGACCTCCTCGACGCGGCGGGCGACCGCACGGTCTTCGAGCACGACGGCCGGGAGGTGAGCGGACGGCACCTGCTCGGCATGACCCGGCGGGTGGCGGCCGCCCTGCGGCAGCACGGCGTCGGGCCGGGCCGCGGCCTGGCCCTGCTGCTCGGCGTCGGCCCGGAGGCCTTCGCCGCCGTCATCGCCGCGTACACCGTCGGAGCCCGCGTCGTCGGCGTACGGCCCGGCATGACGGACCACCAGCGTGCGGCCCTGCTGCGGGACGCCGAGGTCGCGGTCACGGTCACGGACCGGTCCGGCGCACCGGGCGGAACGGACCTCCGGCCACCTGGGGCCGTCCTGCCGCTCGACGAGCTGCTCGCGGCGCCCGACGACGGTCTGCGGCCCCGCGTCCCGGCCCGGCCGAAGGACGTCGCCCGGCTCATCCACACCAGCGGCAGCACCGGCGTTCCCAAGGCGTGTGCCCAGACGTACGAGGCGATGACGGCGGCCTGGGCGCTGCGGCCGCGGGACTGGCCGCCGGCGGTCCGGGAACTGGCGGGCCGACTGGACCGGTTCCTGGTCTTCGGGACCCTGGCCAGCCAGGTGATGCTCGAGTACGGCCTGCTCGCACTCGCCGCCGGCGGCGTCCTGGTCTCCGCCGACCCGCCGGACCTCCCCGGGGCCCTCGTGCGGCACCGGGCGACCGCGAGCGTCATCACGGTCGGGCGGCTGAACCGGCTCGTGACGGAGCTGCGTTCCGCGCCCGCCGATCTCGGTGGCCTGCGCGCGCTCATGGTCTCCGGCTCGCCGCTGGAACCGGCCCGGGCGCGCGAGGCCGCGCAGGTGCTCGGCCCGGTCGTCTTCCACGGGTACGGACAGACCGAGACCGGCATGATCTCCATGGCCACGCCCGCCGACCCGCCCGGCTCGCTCGGCGTACCGCCCGTCGACCTGGAGGTCCGGGGACCCTCCGGCCGCCCCGTCCCGGCCGGCACCGAGGGGGAGATCTTCGTCCGCACCCCCTCGCAGGGTGCCGGGTACTGGGGGCAGCCCGCGCTCAGTGACGAGGTGTTCGTGGACGGCTGGGTCCGCACGCGGGACCTCGGGAGTCTCGACGCCCGGGGCAGGCTGTGGCTCTCGGGACGCATCCGGGACGTGGTCATCGTCGACGCCAACGTGCACTACGCCGGTCCCATCGAGCGACTGCTCGCCCGCCACCCGGCGGTGATGGAGGCGTACGTCGTCGCCGTGCCCGACGACGCCACGGGGGAGGCCGTGCACGCCTTCGTCGTCCCCACGGCCGGGCGCGTACCCGCTCTCGACGACCTGCGCGCGCTGGTGGCGGCGCGGCTGGGCGAGGCCTGCGCGCCGACGCGCCTGACCGTCATCGACGAGGTGCCGCTCACCGCCGCCGGGAAGCCGGACAAGCGGCGGCTGGCGCGGGGGACTTGA
- a CDS encoding DUF6278 family protein yields the protein MNFPFLGKRREDHRAHDAEGIGELLADCDLLRSQALREGVRLDDSALSLEQLDQVLPRWRGDEEIQTWLGNDAGLYLGTVIVRTVPGAAWSIRSDGQPVVRLASGREFDVVANGHAWAEDGVPELSQLYGEVAEA from the coding sequence ATGAACTTCCCCTTCCTGGGCAAGCGGCGCGAAGATCATCGGGCGCACGACGCGGAGGGCATCGGCGAGCTGCTCGCCGACTGCGATCTGCTGCGCTCGCAGGCGCTGCGGGAGGGGGTCCGGCTCGACGACTCCGCGCTCTCCCTGGAGCAGCTGGACCAGGTGCTCCCGCGCTGGCGCGGCGACGAGGAGATCCAGACCTGGCTCGGCAACGACGCCGGTCTGTACCTCGGCACCGTGATCGTGCGCACCGTGCCCGGCGCCGCCTGGAGCATCCGGTCCGACGGACAGCCGGTCGTCCGGCTCGCCTCCGGCCGGGAGTTCGACGTGGTGGCGAACGGCCATGCGTGGGCGGAGGACGGCGTGCCCGAACTCTCCCAGCTGTACGGAGAGGTCGCCGAAGCGTGA